Proteins encoded within one genomic window of Cellulomonas xiejunii:
- the pknB gene encoding Stk1 family PASTA domain-containing Ser/Thr kinase, with protein MVDDGSRILAGRYQVGELIGRGGMAEVHIGHDTRLGRTVAIKILRSDLARDPSFQARFRREAQSAAALNHPAIVAVYDTGEDVFTEPSGNVAHVPFIVMEYVEGHTVRDILRDGHAVPIDEGIEITAGVLSALEYSHHAGIVHRDIKPANVMITPTGAVKVMDFGIARAVADSAATMTQTQAVIGTAQYLSPEQARGEQVDARSDLYSTGCLLFELLTGRPPFVGDSPVAVAYQHVREMPPVPSTIASDLPESLDRITLKALAKERDARYSTAAEFRADLEAVLRGGQVSAPAVGAALASVPTGDTTQVMAPPVAPTQAMPPATSLWGATGLATTSEAEADEEEEKKRPWLIWVLALVALLAVGGIIAAIAANQGPPPETQVDIPAVAGLKQDEAFTLIRGADLLPEPVQEANDLAAGLVIRTDPPEGTPVDKESTVTVYISTGPAEVKVPDVADKSEAEAVKILEDAGLAVSPTRETENHPTIAKGRVIRTEPAAGSPAKAGDAVTLFVSSGTVVVPDVRGKHQEDAVAELEALGLRVSTTGEESTEPEGTVVSQDRADVIVPQGTTIKLGIAEPASTATVPTNLRGMTYDQAVQALAAVGLTSVTSEEVQSDEPKGTVVSSDPSGGTQIAKEQRVTLRVSRGPSANGGGNGNNPGPTVSPPSDGN; from the coding sequence GTGGTGGACGACGGATCTCGCATCCTCGCCGGCAGGTACCAGGTCGGCGAGCTCATCGGGCGTGGCGGCATGGCCGAGGTGCACATCGGGCACGACACTCGCCTGGGACGCACGGTGGCCATCAAGATCCTGCGCTCCGACCTGGCACGGGACCCGTCCTTCCAGGCCCGGTTCCGCCGTGAGGCGCAGTCGGCGGCCGCGCTGAACCACCCCGCGATCGTCGCGGTCTACGACACGGGCGAGGACGTCTTCACCGAGCCGTCGGGCAACGTCGCGCACGTGCCGTTCATCGTCATGGAGTACGTCGAGGGTCACACCGTGCGGGACATCCTGCGCGACGGCCACGCGGTGCCCATCGACGAGGGGATCGAGATCACCGCCGGTGTCCTGTCGGCACTGGAGTACTCGCACCACGCCGGCATCGTGCACCGCGACATCAAGCCCGCGAACGTCATGATCACCCCCACGGGTGCCGTCAAGGTCATGGACTTCGGCATCGCGCGTGCCGTGGCCGACTCCGCGGCGACGATGACGCAGACGCAGGCCGTCATCGGCACCGCGCAGTACCTCTCCCCCGAGCAGGCGCGCGGCGAGCAGGTCGACGCCCGGTCCGACCTGTACTCCACGGGCTGCCTGCTCTTCGAGCTGCTCACGGGCCGTCCCCCGTTCGTCGGCGACTCCCCCGTGGCCGTCGCGTACCAGCACGTCCGCGAGATGCCGCCCGTGCCCAGCACGATCGCATCCGACCTCCCCGAGTCGCTCGACCGCATCACCCTCAAGGCGCTGGCCAAGGAGCGCGACGCGCGCTACTCGACGGCGGCGGAGTTCCGCGCCGACCTCGAGGCCGTCCTGCGCGGCGGGCAGGTCAGCGCCCCCGCGGTCGGTGCGGCATTGGCGAGCGTCCCGACGGGTGACACCACCCAGGTCATGGCACCCCCGGTCGCCCCGACGCAGGCGATGCCTCCCGCGACCTCCCTGTGGGGCGCCACCGGGCTGGCCACGACCTCCGAGGCGGAGGCGGACGAGGAGGAGGAGAAGAAGAGGCCCTGGCTGATCTGGGTGCTCGCGCTCGTCGCCCTGCTGGCCGTCGGCGGCATCATCGCCGCCATCGCCGCCAACCAGGGCCCTCCCCCGGAGACGCAGGTCGACATCCCCGCGGTCGCCGGGCTCAAGCAGGACGAGGCGTTCACGCTGATCCGGGGTGCGGACCTGCTCCCGGAGCCCGTCCAGGAGGCCAACGACCTCGCGGCCGGTCTCGTCATCCGCACCGACCCGCCCGAGGGCACGCCGGTCGACAAGGAGTCCACGGTCACCGTCTACATCTCGACCGGACCGGCCGAGGTGAAGGTGCCGGACGTCGCCGACAAGAGCGAGGCGGAGGCCGTCAAGATCCTCGAGGACGCCGGCCTCGCGGTGTCGCCGACGCGGGAGACCGAGAACCACCCGACGATCGCCAAGGGCCGCGTCATCAGGACGGAGCCCGCGGCGGGCAGCCCCGCCAAGGCGGGCGACGCCGTCACGCTGTTCGTGTCGTCCGGGACCGTCGTCGTGCCGGACGTCCGGGGCAAGCACCAGGAGGACGCGGTGGCGGAGCTGGAGGCGCTCGGCCTGCGCGTCAGCACCACCGGTGAGGAGTCGACGGAACCCGAGGGCACCGTGGTCTCGCAGGACCGCGCGGACGTCATCGTGCCGCAGGGCACCACGATCAAGCTGGGCATCGCCGAGCCCGCGTCCACGGCCACGGTCCCGACGAACCTGCGCGGCATGACCTACGACCAGGCCGTGCAGGCACTCGCGGCCGTCGGCCTGACGAGCGTGACGTCCGAGGAGGTGCAGTCGGACGAGCCGAAGGGCACCGTCGTGTCGTCCGACCCCAGCGGCGGTACGCAGATCGCCAAGGAGCAGCGCGTCACGCTCCGCGTCTCGCGCGGGCCCAGTGCCAACGGCGGCGGGAACGGCAACAACCCCGGACCGACAGTCTCCCCGCCGTCCGACGGGAACTGA
- a CDS encoding serine/threonine-protein kinase: MRTAPGVALGGGRYRLLRRIAVGGMGEVWEANDDALARAVAVKVLRDEFAGDVGFLERFRTEARNSAALHHPHIAALFDYGEQDGSAYLVMELVVGEPLSDLLEREPVLPPRRLLPMLAQTARGLHAAHLAGVVHRDVKPGNILLARSGKVKITDFGVSLAADQKTMTATGMVMGTAQYLSPEQAVGRPATPLSDLYSLGVVAYEGLAGKRPFTGPTAVDIAVAHVNDPVPPLPASVDKKLAALVMRLLSKEPADRPASGEELAGLLDRLMPQTPPSGVAVLVSKPTRAREDRRVATAPRTSADAPRTAQDAPGTPPSYPPTRRERAGRSTGPAGTTGDVSRRDRRTTPADRVSEDLLTTAVTWVRRLRLPLVALVLVLIAMLGAALADRLLGSAPAGPSVGSVTAEYPHGGPPGGMIAAEPTGAGTSGPADWSPAGAGGPRPTEVKDS, translated from the coding sequence ATGAGGACCGCACCGGGTGTCGCGCTGGGCGGTGGCCGTTACCGCCTGCTGCGCCGGATCGCCGTCGGCGGCATGGGCGAGGTGTGGGAGGCCAACGACGACGCGCTCGCACGCGCGGTCGCCGTCAAGGTGCTGCGCGACGAGTTCGCCGGAGACGTGGGGTTCCTCGAGCGGTTCCGCACCGAGGCCCGCAACTCCGCCGCGTTGCACCACCCGCACATCGCCGCGCTGTTCGACTACGGGGAGCAGGACGGCTCCGCGTACCTCGTCATGGAGCTGGTGGTCGGCGAGCCGCTGTCCGACCTGCTCGAGCGTGAGCCGGTGCTGCCGCCGCGGCGTCTGCTGCCGATGCTCGCGCAGACGGCCCGCGGGTTGCACGCCGCACACCTGGCCGGCGTGGTCCACCGCGACGTCAAGCCCGGCAACATCCTCCTCGCACGTTCCGGCAAGGTGAAGATCACCGACTTCGGCGTCTCGTTGGCCGCCGACCAGAAGACGATGACCGCGACGGGCATGGTCATGGGCACGGCCCAGTACCTGTCGCCCGAGCAGGCCGTCGGGCGGCCCGCGACCCCGCTCTCGGACCTCTACTCCCTGGGCGTCGTCGCCTACGAGGGCCTCGCAGGCAAGCGGCCGTTCACGGGGCCGACCGCTGTGGACATCGCGGTCGCGCACGTCAACGACCCGGTGCCGCCCCTGCCCGCCTCGGTCGACAAGAAGCTCGCGGCGCTCGTGATGCGGCTGCTGTCGAAGGAGCCCGCGGACCGTCCCGCGTCGGGTGAGGAGCTCGCGGGCCTGCTGGACCGTCTGATGCCGCAGACCCCGCCGTCGGGCGTCGCGGTGCTGGTCAGCAAGCCCACCCGTGCGCGCGAGGACCGGCGGGTCGCGACAGCCCCCCGCACCTCCGCGGACGCCCCGCGCACCGCGCAGGACGCACCCGGGACGCCGCCGTCCTACCCCCCGACGCGCCGCGAGCGCGCGGGCCGATCGACGGGCCCGGCGGGCACGACGGGCGACGTCTCGCGTCGCGACCGGCGTACGACGCCCGCGGACCGCGTGTCCGAGGACCTGCTGACCACAGCCGTCACGTGGGTACGTCGCCTGCGGCTGCCGCTCGTGGCGCTGGTCCTCGTCCTCATCGCCATGCTCGGTGCGGCACTGGCCGACCGGCTCCTGGGCTCGGCCCCGGCGGGCCCGTCCGTCGGCTCCGTCACCGCCGAGTACCCTCATGGCGGCCCACCAGGTGGGATGATCGCCGCAGAACCCACCGGGGCCGGTACGTCCGGCCCGGCAGACTGGTCACCGGCAGGCGCCGGGGGCCCGCGACCGACTGAAGTGAAGGATTCCTAG